From Paenibacillus graminis:
ATAGACCAGCATGGAGGATTTCTTTCCGTCCACCGCCTCTCCTTCCGTAAATGTAATTCCCGCACCGGCTGGAATCGGCAGATCCCCGGGAAGATATTGCGGCTTGTCCACGCTCTCTTCTGCCAAAGTGCGGAAATGCCCACCGCCCGCTTCACCTCCGGGATTGCCGCATGCACTAAGCCCAACGGCTGCCACAAGCACCAGCAGGGAGAGCGCAACCTTCTTGTCGGCCATTTTTCTAACTCCTCCTTCATGGTCTTTATTACGTCAGAACACTTACTTATACCCATAATTACCCTGCACTTCCACAGATTAAAACACAGTTTGCTAAAATTTTAAAAAAATCTTAATTCGGCTGAATGCGGCCGGATGGGGTGAATAAGCATGAATTAGATGTACAAAATCCCACTAAAACCTCCTGCAGCCTAGATTTAAGCGAATTAGTTTTACTTTTTTCCACTTAGCTTTAGTTCCTTAGGAACCTCATGGGGTACCCCCGAGCTTTCAAGTTCTTCAATTCAACTCAGATAGCAGTCATTACAGAAAAAGCGATTTACATCTGCAAGGAATTGATCTAATATAATGAGTGAGTACTCACTCATAAATATGGAATCGAGGAGATTGACATGAATCAGGGACATCCTGTGATTGCTGTAACCCATGTCCGCCGCGCATTTGGCACTAAGGAGGTATTGAAGGATATTTCGCTCCAGGTGGACCAGGCAGAGACTTTCGGCATTCTTGGCCCTTCCGGCTCGGGGAAAACTACGCTAGTAAAGCTGTTGACCGGCATTGATGAAGTGACCTCAGGCCAGGTAGAGGTGCTGGGTGTTCAAATGCCCAAGCTCTCCATGCTGCAGCAAATCGGCTATATGGCACAGTCGGATGCACTATACAGCGAGCTTAGCGCCAAAGAAAATCTCGAGTTTTTCGCGTCCCTGTATGGACTTAGAGGCGGAAACCGCACCCGGCGGATCGCTGATGTGATGGAGGTGGTAAACCTGCAGGAGCATCTGCGCAAGCGCGTGGACCAATATTCCGGCGGAATGAAGCGGCGTCTGTCGCTGGCCATCGCTCTCCTGCATGAACCTCCGCTGCTCATTCTTGACGAACCCACCGTTGGCATCGATCCGGTGCTGCGCAAGTCGATCTGGAAAGAGCTGCGGGCATTGAACGGCAAAGGGACCACCATCGTCCTCACTACCCACGTGATGGACGAAGCGGAGAAGTGCGACCGTCTGGCCATGATCCGGGACGGACAGCTGCTGGCAGTGGACACCCCTGCAGATCTGCTGCAGAACACCGGTGCAGCTTCGATGGAAGAGGCTTTTCTATATTATGGAGGTGCCCGGCGATGAGAGTACGCGCGATTACCCTGCGAATCCTGCAGCAATTCATACATGATAAAAGAACGATGGCGCTGATGTTCATTGCCCCGCTTCTTGTACTCAGCCTGATGAGTCTCGTGTTCAATGGAGATGCCTATGAGCCGAAGATCGGAGTCTCCGTCGGAGCCGTCCCCTTCACCCGTGCGCTTGAAGCGCAGAATGCTACTGTTATAGCTTACGAGTCCGAGGACCTGGGCAAAGCAGCCCTTCAGGAGAGTGATTTGGATGCGCTGATTACACTTAACGGAACGACTCCTGAAGTGATGCTTGAGGGCAGCAATCCGGCTGCCAACCGGGCGGTAATGCTGGCCTTGACTGCTGCAACCCGGAACCTGCAATCTGCTGCGGGAGAGGATCAGATCCAGCCAAAGTTCAGCTATCTATACGGTGCAGAGGATATGAAGACTATTGACCGCTTCGGACCGATTATGATCGGTGTGTTTGTCTTTTTCTTTGTTTTCCTGATTGCCGGTGTTTCCTTCTTGCGGGAGCGGACCACCGGAACCCTGGAGCGCCTGCTCTCCACCCCGCTGAAGCGCTGGGAGATTGTGCTCGGCTATGTCTGCGGCTTCGGAATATTCACCGTGTTTCAGGCGCTGCTGATTTCCTGGTTCTCCATTCAGGTGCTTGGGATTATGATGACCGGAAGCTTTGGCTATGTGCTGCTGATGACCCTGCTGCTCTCCATGTCGGCGCTGACTCTGGGCACGCTCCTCTCGGCGTATGCCGCCAATGAGCTGCAGATGATCCAGTTCATTCCGCTGATTATCGTGCCCCAGATTTTTTTGAGCGGGTTGTTCCCGATGGATACCCTTCCCTTGTGGCTGCAGCGTATCGGTCTGGCAACACCGATCTACTATGGCTCCGAAGCGCTGATGAATATTATGATCCGCGGCAAAGGCTGGAACGCCATCGCGCTGGATGTCTATGCGCTGATCGGCTTCTCTCTGCTGTTCATGCTGCTGAATGTGCTGGCCCTGCGCAAGCACCGTAAAATGTAAACATCAAGCTCCCTATGGTAGACTACATGGAAGGAAAAGATTTGGGAGGACAAGTCGATGGAGAAGAACAAAGCGGATGGGCAGCAGGGGCAAGAGGAATGGATCTCCGAACTGCTGGCCATCAGTGAAGAAGAAAAAATGACGCCCAAGCAGCTGGCCATTCTCCAGGCGGGAATTGAGGTTTTTTCCGAGAAGGGCTATGCTGCTGCCGCCACCAGTGAAATTGCCCAGAGGGCGGGAGTTGCCGAAGGTACGATATTCCGCTACTACAAAACCAAAAAGGATCTGCTGCTGTCGATTGTCAGCCCGGCGATGACCAAGATGATCGCACCTTTCGTGCTGCGCAATTTCGACGGGGTGCTGGATGTTCCTTTTGACAGCTATGAAGCGTTCATGCGGGCCTTTATGGTTAACCGTCTGGAATTCGCCCGCAAGAACTTCAAAATTCTGAGAATATTTGTACAGGAAATCCCCTTCCAGCCAGCGCTGCGGGAACAATTCATTGAAAATGTTATTAGCAAGGTGCTGGAGCGGGTAACGGGCATTATTGAGCATTTCAAAGCCAAGGGCGAGGTTATCGATGCGCCTACCCCTTCGATTATACGCTTCACCATTTCCTCCATAATCGGTTATCTGCTGGCGCGGCTGCTGCTGCTGCCGGACAAAGACTGGGACGATGAAACTGAAATTAACCTGACTCTAAACTTTATGCTGCATGGAATTGCTGGTCCGGCGCTGCGGCGGGAGGAATAAAGGGACAGCGGGAGTTTTGCATTTTCCTAAGGGAGAATGCGGGGCTGCCGCTGCTTTTATATTATGAAAGGAATAAGAATGGTGCCTGCACAGAAATTTTTGTAAAAAACCCAATCCTCTCAAAATCCCCTATGATATAATGATAAAAATCATAGCGGATTTCAATAATATACATACGGAGGGTTTTTAATGAAAATCATGAGACTGGCGGCAGCTTTATTTGCCACGGCCCTGCTGGTAGTTCTTCTGCCATGGATTGCCAGGGCGGATGTATCGAATTCAGATGCTGATCTGAATTCCTACTTTCAGGGAGCTGGGGTCCTTTCGCCTGCATTTTCCCGGGAAATTACAGAATACACAGTACATATGCGCAGTTCGGACCCCGGCTATTATACGGCAGCCACTCCGTCCAATGCTGACGCGGCTCTGGCCTATTCAATGAATGGAGGCCCCTGGATCTCCATCGGCCATTACACCTCGACCGGATATCTTCCAACCCAGCGCGGGAACAATACCTTCCAGTTCAAAGTGACCTCATCCGATAATTCCACAAGCAAAATCTATACCGTGCAGGTCTATTATCCGCATACGAATGATGCAAACCTTCGGGATTTGAGTGTAAGTTCGGGCAGTATTAGTCCTGATTTTAACCCTTCAACTACCGGATACACCCTAACTGTTCCTTATGCAACAAGCAGTCTGGAGGTAAACACATTAGCGGTTGACCCTGCAGCTTCCATCAGCATAAACGGAGTCAATGCCCTGAGCGGTGTTTCTTCTTCTGTGCCGCTTCATGTTGGAAGCAATATGGTATATGTCGAGGTCAAATCACAGGACACTTCTAACGCCAAGACCTATTCTCTTACGGTCACCCGTGCTTTGCCCTCAACCAATGCCAATTTAAGCGCCTTGTCTGTCCAAGGTCATAGCTTGACCCCTGCTTTCCAATCCGGTGTGACGGCTTACGCCTTACAGGATGCCGGTTATGACACCGGCACGATTGCTGTAATCCCCGCCGCTTCCGACCCCACAGCAGCAATAAGCATTCAAAACAGCCAAGGCGGCTACGATCCTATAACCAGCGGCTCTCTTAGCGCCCCCTTGGCGTTAAGCACGGGAGACAATACTATTGTAATTAAGGTAACCGCCCAGGACGGAATCACCGAGAAGCTCTACAGCCTGAGTGTGCACCGGAAAAGCAATAATGCGCTCCTGTCTCAGCTTGCTGTCCTGCCGGGCGGTCTGAAAGACGGTTTCACCAGCCATGTGTTCACCTATACACTGGAGGATATTACTACGGATAGTCTGACGGTAACACCAACACTGGCTGACACTAAGGGTCTGGTGCAGATCAGCGTTAATAACGGGAGTTATGCACCTGTATCTAATGGGCAAGGCGCCACTGTGCCGCTGACCGGCGGAACCCACACGATTCATGTAAAAGTATCCGCCGAAGACACAAGCTATATTAACGTATACAATCTTACGGTAAGAAGAGTAGTGGATAGCACTATAGCCCCCGTCTCGGGGAGCTTTGATAAATATGCCTCCAATACATCAGCAGGCCATTACCAGGATGTTGCAACCGTGCTTAGCCTGAACGGCAACCTGCTGAACGGCCTGAAGCTGGGGACGGCAGTCCTGGACAATGCCGCCTATACTCTCTCCGGCAGCACCTTGACTCTTCACAAAGAATACCTGTCCACTCTGGCGGCAGGAGAGCATGTATTTGAGCTGGTCATGGATGCGGGCAGCCATCCAATGTTCACGGTGGCGGTGAAGGACACGACACCGCCTGTCATGGCCGTGCCGGCCGCCGGAGATGCGGCGGTCACGCTGAAGTGGACCCCGGTCAGCGGCGCGGCCGGGTACAAGGTCTTCGCCAGCACGGTTCCGGGGACCTACGGAACCGCACTGGCGACCTTGGGCCCGGCTGCCAACAGCTATTCGGCAGCCGGGCTCACGAACGGGACGACGTATTACTTCGTCGTCAAGGCCGTAAACGGAGGCGGCGACAGCGCGGCCTCCGGCGAAGTCAGCGCCACCCCGCAGGCTCCTGCGCCGGGTGTGCCGGTTGTTCAAGCCGTGACCGCAGGCGATGGTCAGGTGCGCCTGGTATGGGATACGGTGAGCGGAGCCACCGGATATAACGTCTACACAAGCACAACCTCCGGCGAATACGGAGCCGCTGCCGGGACGGTTGCTGCTGCTGTGTACAGCTACGATGCTGTGGGCCTGACCAACGGGACGACCTATTATTTCGTCGTCAAGGCCGTGAACGGAGGCGGCAGCAGCGCGGCCTCTGCCGAAGTCAGCGCCACCCCGCAGGTCCCTGCACCCGGTGCACCGGTGCTGCAGGACGCTGTTCCCGGCAATGGAACAGTGAGCCTGAACTGGGAACCGGCAGCCGGTGCCTCGGGATATACCGTCTACCAAAGTACGGTGCCGGGAGACTACAATCAACCAGCCGGTACAGTTGCCGGATCGGTATATAGCTACAGCGCAATAGGCCTGACGAATGGAACCACGTACTATTTTGCCGTGAAGGCGGCTAATCCTGGCGGCGACAGCGCGTTGTCCAATGAAGTCAGCGGTACGCCGAGAACCGTTCCTGCCGCACCGGTTATTCTCAGCGCCACTGCGGGAGACGGTCAAGTGACCATTACCTTTGCGGCCCCTGCGGACAACGGCGGAAGTTCTGTTACCTCCTATGAGATTACAGCATCACCCGGAGGCAGTATTACCACGGGCTCTGCCAGTCCGGTTACAGTAACCGGGCTAGTGAACGGAACAGCCTATACTTTTACTGTAAAAGCCAAAAACGGAGCAGGTATCGGTCCCGCCTCCGGCCCTTCCAACGCGGTAATTCCGATGGCACCGGCCAGCGGAGATGGAAATCCGGCGGAATCCGCACCGCCAGTGACATCATGGGTCCCGGCGGTTCCAGCAAAAGAGGCCCCTGCCCCGGAAGTATTGACATATGTGAACGGCAAAATCGAAGATTTGAGCGTCTTATCAACGGTACGGACTGATAACAGACAGCACTCCATAGTCACACTGGATCAGGGCAAACTCGACCGGATATTGGCGGAACATCAACCCGGTGCCGAGATCTCGGTAGAATTCAATAACCGTCCGGAAGTGCAGACGGTCGAGCTTAACGGACTGCTGCTCCAACATTTACAGCAAAAGCAGACGACTATATCCGTTCATGCCGGCAAAGCCGCGTATAGCATTCCTTTGCAGTTAATCAGTTGGGATCGGATAGCCGGACTGCCCGGAGCAAATGCATCTGCAGCCGGTGTGCGCATTCAGATTGAAATTGCAGCTCCGGATGCAAGCCTGGCCAGCACCGCCCGCACCGCAGCGGCCAAAGGCAGCTTCACTTTCCTTGCCGAACCGCTCGATTTCTCGGTAAAGATCATTAACGGCAGCCAAACCTCCGGCCTGTCCGGCTTCAGCGCTTATGTGCAGCGGAGCTTCTCACTCCCAGCCGGAACTGATACAAGCCGTGCTACCGGTATTGTGATTGAACCCGACGGAACCGTGCGCCCTGTTCCCACCAGATTTGTGATGCAGGATGGTGGTTATGCTGCAATCATCAGCAGTCTTACCAATAGCACCTATGCTGTTGTCTCCCATCCTGTGGCGTTCAAGGATATGGCCGGACATTGGGCAAAAGCTGCCGTTAATGACCTGGGGACCAGGATGGTTGCAGGCGGAAGCGGGAACGGACTGTTCGCGCCCGACCGCGAGATCACCCGTGCCGAATTTGCAGCAATCCTGGTCCGTGGACTTGGCCTGCAGGCTGCTGGCGGCACTTCTCCATTCACGGATGTGAGCAGCTCTGACTGGTACAGCAGTGCAGTCCAAACCGCCTCCCGTTACCAGCTGGTCACCGGCTTTGAAGACGGCAGCTTCCGGCCCGGAGATTCCATTTCCCGGGAACAGGCGATGACCATGCTTGCACAGGCGATGCAGCTTACCGGACTGTCGGGGGAGAACACAGGCAGCAGCGCCGCTGAACTCCCGGGAGGCTTCACGGATGCAGACGAAGCTTCCGCCTGGGCGCTGGACAGCATTGCGGCCAGCCTGCAGGCAGGGATCATAACCGGCCGCAGCAGAACTCAGCTTGCCCCCCAGTCTCATGTGACAAGAGCCGAGGTGGCCGTCATGCTGCAAAGACTGCTGCAGAAATCCGGACTCATCCAATAAGAATTCTTCTTGCTCATCCCAATTACAGCCATTCTCCACCCGCAGGTATGCGGATTGGAAATGGCTTTTTAATTACGGCTTTGTAGGCGTACGCATGTTCTGCTAATATGGGAACTATACGAATTCAGGACTTAAGGAAATGTATAAGGAAGTGATCAGCGGTGAGTTTTTATGTGCCGGAACGGGTAATCCGGCTGCTGTGCGGCAAGGCTGCTTTTGAACGGGGCTCCGAGGTTTACGAAGCGGGAAAAGTCCGGCTGGCTGCGGTAGAAAATTATGAAGGATTGGAATATTCCAAATACAAGGCTACAGTCTACGGGCTGGAACCTTACGACATTACGCTTACCATAGACAGCGACGGGGATGTTAACGGGAAATGCTCCTGTCCGGCGTACCATCTCGGGGGACCGTTCTGTAAGCATATTGCCGCCGTTCTGGTGGCTATTCTTTACGAAGAAGACGGAGATGGGCCATTATCGCCACAAGAGACAACCGCTGGCCGAAACAAGCCTGAAGTCTTTACCGGAAAAACAGGCATGCTTTTCCCCCGCGATCTGCCGGACAGGAGCACGCCTGGCTCCGCTGACGGCCCAAGCGGCCGTCAGCTGGTAAGCAGCATGCTGGGGTTGTTCGGGAACCAGCGCCAACGCCCAAGCGGTGCAGGTGCTTATGTAGACATAAGAATGCCGCTGCAGGTGGAGATTATCTGCAAACCCTTTTCCTATAACTTCGGCAGCCGGCTGCTTGGAATTGAACTGAAGGTAGGCCTGAAACGCCTCTATATCGTCCAGAAAATAAGAGCGTTCCTGGAACGTGTCCACCGCGGGGAACCCTTTGAATTCTCCAGGCATTTTGTCTATGACCCTGCCCTTCACAGCTTCACGAAGGAAGACAATGCGGTGCTGCTGAAGCTGATTGAGATTCTTCTGAACGAACGGGTGTACCGCGACAATATCGGCCCCTACTCGTCGTATTCGGGAAGTATGGGCGGTGAGCGGCTGCTGGCTATTCCGCCTTTTTTCTGGGAGTCTCTTCTCCCTGCTCTCGCCGCATCCCCTTCTGTCTATTTACAGATTGGTGAAACGCTCACCCCAGGCATTCATATTGCTGACGAGCTGCTGCCGGTGAGTTTTCAGTTCGATCAGGCGGACAGTGACGGCTACCGCCTGGACATTCAGGGGCTGGCGCAGCTTACGGTCATGGAGGATTACGGGCTTGTGCTGTCTGAAGGCAAGCTGCTGAAGCTGCCGGCAGAAGAATGCAGACGTCTCTCTGAGCTGAAAAAGCTGCTGGCCGAATCCAGAACCAGCGGGATCGATATCACACCGGGGCAGATGGAGCCTTTTATGGATAAGGTAATGCCCGGCCTCAAAAAGCTGGGACAGGTTCATATCGCTGATTCAATCGCTGACCGGATTGTGCAGACGCAGCTGCAAGCCCGGCTCTATCTGGACCGGGTAAGGGACCGGCTGCTGGCCGGACTGGAATTCCAGTATGGGACTATTGTGATCAATCCGCTGGACGAGCAGGCGCGTGAACGCGGGCACGAAGTCATTCTGATGCGGGACGGGGAAGCCGAACGGCGGATTCTGGAGCTGATGGCGCATGAATCGTTTGCCAGAACGGAAAGCGGCTATATCATGACGGGCGAAGAAGGGGAATACGACTTCCTGTATCATACGATTCCATTGCTGGAGCCTTTGTTGCAGGTCTATGCGACCACTGCCGTCAAGGAAAGGCTGGTTACCGGCATGTATACTCCCAAAGCCAGCTTGACCTGGAATGAAAAAACCGACTGGCTTGATTTCAAATTTGCCATGGACGGCATCCCGGAGTCGGATATTGTGCTAGTGCTGAAGTCCTTGCAGGAAAAGCGCAAATACTACCGCCTGCCGGATGGAGCGCTGCTGCCGCTGGAAACCGCCGAGCTTCAGGAAATCATCGCTTTGATGAACGAGCTGGGCGTCCATGCTGTAGATATCAAAACCCCGGAATTCTCCCTGCCTTTGGCCCGGGGACTGCATTTGAATGCCGACGCTGTACAAGGGGGGACCGATGCTGTCAGCATTGGCCGTTCCTTCCGCCGCCTGCTGGCCAATATGCATAATCCGGAGAATCTGGATTTTCCCGTGCCGGAGACCCTCGTCCCCGTGCTGCGGGATTACCAGCAGTATGGCTTCCAGTGGATGAAAACCCTGGCCCATTACCGCTTCGGCGGCATCCTGGCCGATGATATGGGGCTGGGCAAAACGCTGCAAAGCATCACCTTTCTGCTCTCCGAGCTGGAGAATATCCGCCAGACCGGACAACCTGCGTTAATTGTTGCCCCCGCCTCCCTGCTCTACAATTGGCAGAATGAGCTCAAGCGCTTCGCTCCGCAGATCAAGGCGGCCATTGCCGACGGAAACCAGGCTGTGCGGAGCAAGACCGTGCGGAATGCCGCAGGCTGTGATGTCCTTATTACCTCTTATCCGCTGCTGCGCCGGGATGTGGAGCTGTATGTCAAGCGTTCTTTCCATACCCTCATTCTGGACGAAGCGCAGATGATCAAGAACCATGCCACCCAGACCGCGCAGGCGGTAAAAGCACTCCAGGCGCGCTACCGTTTTGCCCTTACCGGCACACCGGTGGAAAATGCGCTGGAAGACCTTTGGTCGATTTACGGCGTCGTCTTCCCCGGACTGTTTCCGGGCAAAAAAGCTTTCCATGACCTGCCCAGAGATACCGTGGCCAAACGGATCCGGCCGTTTCTGCTGCGCCGCCTGAAAAGCGATGTGCTTAAAGAGCTGCCGGATAAGATTGAGACTCTCCAGGCCTCTGAGCTGCTGCCGGAACAGAAAAAGCTGTATGTCGCCTATCTTGCGAGACTGCGGAAGGAAGCCCTCAAGCATCTGG
This genomic window contains:
- a CDS encoding ABC transporter ATP-binding protein translates to MNQGHPVIAVTHVRRAFGTKEVLKDISLQVDQAETFGILGPSGSGKTTLVKLLTGIDEVTSGQVEVLGVQMPKLSMLQQIGYMAQSDALYSELSAKENLEFFASLYGLRGGNRTRRIADVMEVVNLQEHLRKRVDQYSGGMKRRLSLAIALLHEPPLLILDEPTVGIDPVLRKSIWKELRALNGKGTTIVLTTHVMDEAEKCDRLAMIRDGQLLAVDTPADLLQNTGAASMEEAFLYYGGARR
- a CDS encoding ABC transporter permease, whose translation is MRVRAITLRILQQFIHDKRTMALMFIAPLLVLSLMSLVFNGDAYEPKIGVSVGAVPFTRALEAQNATVIAYESEDLGKAALQESDLDALITLNGTTPEVMLEGSNPAANRAVMLALTAATRNLQSAAGEDQIQPKFSYLYGAEDMKTIDRFGPIMIGVFVFFFVFLIAGVSFLRERTTGTLERLLSTPLKRWEIVLGYVCGFGIFTVFQALLISWFSIQVLGIMMTGSFGYVLLMTLLLSMSALTLGTLLSAYAANELQMIQFIPLIIVPQIFLSGLFPMDTLPLWLQRIGLATPIYYGSEALMNIMIRGKGWNAIALDVYALIGFSLLFMLLNVLALRKHRKM
- a CDS encoding TetR/AcrR family transcriptional regulator, with the protein product MEKNKADGQQGQEEWISELLAISEEEKMTPKQLAILQAGIEVFSEKGYAAAATSEIAQRAGVAEGTIFRYYKTKKDLLLSIVSPAMTKMIAPFVLRNFDGVLDVPFDSYEAFMRAFMVNRLEFARKNFKILRIFVQEIPFQPALREQFIENVISKVLERVTGIIEHFKAKGEVIDAPTPSIIRFTISSIIGYLLARLLLLPDKDWDDETEINLTLNFMLHGIAGPALRREE
- a CDS encoding cadherin-like beta sandwich domain-containing protein, producing the protein MKIMRLAAALFATALLVVLLPWIARADVSNSDADLNSYFQGAGVLSPAFSREITEYTVHMRSSDPGYYTAATPSNADAALAYSMNGGPWISIGHYTSTGYLPTQRGNNTFQFKVTSSDNSTSKIYTVQVYYPHTNDANLRDLSVSSGSISPDFNPSTTGYTLTVPYATSSLEVNTLAVDPAASISINGVNALSGVSSSVPLHVGSNMVYVEVKSQDTSNAKTYSLTVTRALPSTNANLSALSVQGHSLTPAFQSGVTAYALQDAGYDTGTIAVIPAASDPTAAISIQNSQGGYDPITSGSLSAPLALSTGDNTIVIKVTAQDGITEKLYSLSVHRKSNNALLSQLAVLPGGLKDGFTSHVFTYTLEDITTDSLTVTPTLADTKGLVQISVNNGSYAPVSNGQGATVPLTGGTHTIHVKVSAEDTSYINVYNLTVRRVVDSTIAPVSGSFDKYASNTSAGHYQDVATVLSLNGNLLNGLKLGTAVLDNAAYTLSGSTLTLHKEYLSTLAAGEHVFELVMDAGSHPMFTVAVKDTTPPVMAVPAAGDAAVTLKWTPVSGAAGYKVFASTVPGTYGTALATLGPAANSYSAAGLTNGTTYYFVVKAVNGGGDSAASGEVSATPQAPAPGVPVVQAVTAGDGQVRLVWDTVSGATGYNVYTSTTSGEYGAAAGTVAAAVYSYDAVGLTNGTTYYFVVKAVNGGGSSAASAEVSATPQVPAPGAPVLQDAVPGNGTVSLNWEPAAGASGYTVYQSTVPGDYNQPAGTVAGSVYSYSAIGLTNGTTYYFAVKAANPGGDSALSNEVSGTPRTVPAAPVILSATAGDGQVTITFAAPADNGGSSVTSYEITASPGGSITTGSASPVTVTGLVNGTAYTFTVKAKNGAGIGPASGPSNAVIPMAPASGDGNPAESAPPVTSWVPAVPAKEAPAPEVLTYVNGKIEDLSVLSTVRTDNRQHSIVTLDQGKLDRILAEHQPGAEISVEFNNRPEVQTVELNGLLLQHLQQKQTTISVHAGKAAYSIPLQLISWDRIAGLPGANASAAGVRIQIEIAAPDASLASTARTAAAKGSFTFLAEPLDFSVKIINGSQTSGLSGFSAYVQRSFSLPAGTDTSRATGIVIEPDGTVRPVPTRFVMQDGGYAAIISSLTNSTYAVVSHPVAFKDMAGHWAKAAVNDLGTRMVAGGSGNGLFAPDREITRAEFAAILVRGLGLQAAGGTSPFTDVSSSDWYSSAVQTASRYQLVTGFEDGSFRPGDSISREQAMTMLAQAMQLTGLSGENTGSSAAELPGGFTDADEASAWALDSIAASLQAGIITGRSRTQLAPQSHVTRAEVAVMLQRLLQKSGLIQ
- a CDS encoding DEAD/DEAH box helicase, whose amino-acid sequence is MSFYVPERVIRLLCGKAAFERGSEVYEAGKVRLAAVENYEGLEYSKYKATVYGLEPYDITLTIDSDGDVNGKCSCPAYHLGGPFCKHIAAVLVAILYEEDGDGPLSPQETTAGRNKPEVFTGKTGMLFPRDLPDRSTPGSADGPSGRQLVSSMLGLFGNQRQRPSGAGAYVDIRMPLQVEIICKPFSYNFGSRLLGIELKVGLKRLYIVQKIRAFLERVHRGEPFEFSRHFVYDPALHSFTKEDNAVLLKLIEILLNERVYRDNIGPYSSYSGSMGGERLLAIPPFFWESLLPALAASPSVYLQIGETLTPGIHIADELLPVSFQFDQADSDGYRLDIQGLAQLTVMEDYGLVLSEGKLLKLPAEECRRLSELKKLLAESRTSGIDITPGQMEPFMDKVMPGLKKLGQVHIADSIADRIVQTQLQARLYLDRVRDRLLAGLEFQYGTIVINPLDEQARERGHEVILMRDGEAERRILELMAHESFARTESGYIMTGEEGEYDFLYHTIPLLEPLLQVYATTAVKERLVTGMYTPKASLTWNEKTDWLDFKFAMDGIPESDIVLVLKSLQEKRKYYRLPDGALLPLETAELQEIIALMNELGVHAVDIKTPEFSLPLARGLHLNADAVQGGTDAVSIGRSFRRLLANMHNPENLDFPVPETLVPVLRDYQQYGFQWMKTLAHYRFGGILADDMGLGKTLQSITFLLSELENIRQTGQPALIVAPASLLYNWQNELKRFAPQIKAAIADGNQAVRSKTVRNAAGCDVLITSYPLLRRDVELYVKRSFHTLILDEAQMIKNHATQTAQAVKALQARYRFALTGTPVENALEDLWSIYGVVFPGLFPGKKAFHDLPRDTVAKRIRPFLLRRLKSDVLKELPDKIETLQASELLPEQKKLYVAYLARLRKEALKHLDSDGFGNGRIKVLAGLTRLRQLCCHPALFVDGYAGGSGKFEQLLEIIGECRSSGKRMLIFSQFTEMLGMISRELGMLAVPHFYLDGQTPSSKRVELCGRFNEGERDLFLISLKAGGTGLNLTGADTVILYDLWWNPAVEQQAADRAHRIGQKKVVQVIRLIAQGTVEDKMYELQQKKKNLIDEVIEPGQEALSSLSEQDIREILMI